In Aspergillus fumigatus Af293 chromosome 6, whole genome shotgun sequence, the genomic window CAGCCAGCATCGACTGCAGTGTGCGATCGAGCTGCATCCAGACCTCGTCTTGAATGGCGATGTCGCTGGCGAGGTGGTGCAGGACCTGTCCCAGGAGCCGGCCAGCCTGACACAGCAGAGCGAACTTACTCATATGGCCCGTCATTGGAGAAGACAGAGTCGAGAGGTCATCTGGTCGGACAATCTACTAGGTATTAGAGTCTGACGGAACACCTGTGTATGGACCTACCCCCTGGTCCCATGCTGCATCATCCGCAGGTAGAAGATCGTCCAAACGTGGATCAGCTGTGGCGAAGGGTCGTCCCGGACAGCCGATGCTCACGAAACTACGAAGGGTTAGCCATTAGTCTACAGTAACATATATACACTGTTGATGCAGCCGAGCGACATACCGATCGAGAATCACTATCGCCCACCAGATCCTCCGCCGTTCCTCCCCCTCGAGAAATGTAAGCACTCTCCGGGTCGGCACTGTGTGAGAGAGATTGATGCCCAACGCGTGAGCGTACCGCGCACATGCCCCAATCGACAGGTACGCTGCCGGGTAGATCCCATGGCCAAGTTCATACAGCGCCACCAGAACCCCAGCCTGCAGaacgaggatggagaaggcACCTTCGACCTCCACGTAAAAGCGCCGAACGGCATAATACAAGGGGGTGCGGGGACTCTGCGCACCGGCCGGAGGGAATGTGGTGATTAACTTCTGAGCCAAGAGCAACAGGACTACGTCGGGGCGAGTGTGGAATGCAGGCTGCAGATACATGTCGTAGAATCTCTTTTTCGAGATGAAGGGCATCCACTGGTGGATGTGCTTGAAGAACCGGCTTGCAGTTAACCGGATCTCACCCAGGTCACCGAGTAGATGCAGGATGTATGGTGGAACGGACACCGTGCTGTGTGCTGTGTCCACCTGGCCATGCTGCAGTAAGCCCGggtcaaggaagaggatggttgGAAAGTCTACGGTGCGGGCATCCCGTTGCTGTTCCTCATCCAAGGGAGAAGGGTACCATCCCCTTTCAGGGTCCGACGCGGCCGTGGAGTGCCTGCTAGGTTCTGGCCACCTGTACTCACATGTCCGGCCTCGACTGTGGCGGCGTTGAGAGTCAGCTCTGCTGCATCTACGGGGTTGTTTACCTTACTTAGCACAGGAGGAGCACTTGGGAAGTGCCTTGTCGCACCTTCTCTTGCCTGATCTGCAGGACTGACAAGCTTGCGGAGCCAGTTCGAGGCTCAAATCACGACTGGGGGTCTGCATAGTGTGTAGGCAGGGAGTGAGTGTTGACTGAGGGTGTAGGACATAGACGGACTTTGTTTGCCTCGGGCGCAGCTCCCAGAATCCGAGAGTGAGAGCGCGGTCTCTGCCGCCACTAAGGCGGACTTAGGAACGGCCGCAGATGGGGGGCGGAGAATGCGGCCGCAATGTCCGCAGTGTGGGGACCGCTCTTACGGCCGCAAGTGTCCGGTATTGTACCGGGCGAATTGGCAAGCCGTACCGGAGACCGGATGACAAATCTAAGGATCACGGGAGATCTATACACATTCATAAGTACCTAGACATAACTCTCATAGTCGTGGAACATACATTAAGAAAATCTCATTAAGTGCATCTCACTACTTTCGCTTCACACCCTGAGCGCTTGAACCTGCAGCAGACTGCACAAGATGGGTTCCTTAAGTCCATACGCTGCCGCGCATGTCGACCCCCAAGGAGCCGGGGACGCCCGGCCGACTGCACTTCAGATCATCCAAGATGAGGGTGTTGAAGACAAGTTGGTTGGCAAAGTGATTGTCATTACGGGTGCCACGTCAGGCATTGGTGTCGAGACCGCCCGCGCCCTGAAGGCCACGGGTGCCACTTTGTTCCTCACGGCCCGCAACCTGGCGAAGGCCCAAAAGAACCTGGCTGGCATCCTTGAGCCAGGCCGTGTCTCTCTCGTCGAGATGGACCTAGATTCCTTCAAGAGCATCCGCGTTGGTGCGGAGCAAATCCTCTCCGCCACGAAGGGTCAGGTTaacatcctcatcaacagcgCGGGAGTTATGGGCCTGCAGAAACACACGCTCACCGAGGATGGAATCGAGGCGCACTTCTCCGGCAACTACATAGggttcttcttgctcttccaaCTGCTGAAGCAAGCTATGCTGGTCAGCGTGGAACCCGATTTCCATTCCCGCGTGGTCGTAGTGGCCTCCTCAGCACACCGCGCCGCCACTCTCCCCGCCAGTGACAACTACAACTTCGAAAAGGGAGGATACAACCATGAGTTAGCCTACAACAACTCCAAGTTGGCGGCTGTGTACTTGGCCAACAAGATCGAGAGAGAGTACGGTGTTCAGGGACTGCATGCCACCAGTCTGCATCCCGGTGCCATCAACACCGACATCTCCCGCAACATGCCCCCCGAGTTCGTGGAGGGACTCATGACAAACCCGTACATTCTCAAGATCTTGAAGTCGGCGGAACAGGGTGCAGCGACAACCGTCTGGGCTGCCGTGGGCAAAGAGTGGGAGAATAAAGGTGGAAAATATCTAGAAGACGTCAGGGAAGCGGAGCGGGGTGAGGACGATGGTCAGATCTTTGGAGTGGGATGGGTGAAGCAGACCTACAAttccgaggaggaagaccGCCTCTGGAGAGACTCGCTGAGGATTGTTGGTCTGGAGGGTGACGCTTGATTCTCAGGAGACTAGTGCCAAGAGCTCATGGATTGAGACGCGTGTGCCATGCCAGCTATAGGACTTGCTGCTCTAAAAAACGATCAAGTTGCTTTTTTAATACAGATATCGTGTTCATTTATAGGCTTGTGGCAAACTCATGCGAGTTGAATGGTTAGTTGATTGTATTCCATAGCTAAGATAGACTAATCATCCGTTTGATGATCTCTGGGCAACGGATCCGCAAAGGAACCCACTGCGCAACAGGACGAACAGTATGATTGATAATAGATATATGGTACGATAAGTAGTACGCGACATTATGGGGAGTCAACGAAAAGCAATGTCAATGTTGCTGTAAATACCATTTAAGCTGGATGATCGAACGCCTTGAGGAGATCAGGAGAACCTTAAAGGTCATTTTTGCAGGCccattggtcttcttctggaccATATCCTTTCTAATGCACAAGATATTCCCTATAGGGGGTTGAGTTCCATAACCTAACCGCTAAAATCGAATCCAACACTCACCGAACTTGCAGCGGTTCAGTTCGGTTGCTAGATTGAGAAATCACTGGCTTAGGGGCAGGTTAGATTCGGACCCAGGGGTAATAGACGGTCATTTGCTCCCTCCACGCTGGTCTGACCAGTTGATATCGGACTTTAGCAGCCGATCTTACAAGTTTCTATATTTCTTATAGAGAGCCATCTCCTATTATAGCATAGGCTATTGTGCAATTTAAGGGCCTTTTTTTTGTTAGTACTATTCCTTAGAACTatagaagaacaaaaaaCTTGTAAACCCCTTCTACATCATGACATTGTGAAAACTATGCTCCCAAAAAAGGGAGGAGTGTGCATGGATATGGCGAGGCTTGGCGTAATGGCTTTTAATCGGCTATCATGTGGTGCTCAGGTTGAATAATTAAACTGACTCTGGCCTAGTTCAGGCAAGGATCGTGAGGAATCAGGGACTATCCGGAGTGCTCCGGGACTGCTTAGGGAGCGATCAGGGCACGcaccttctctctccagtcACGATCCGGCTGGCTCAGTGAGCAAAAAGCGGCAGCACTTGGGACCGAATCCGGAAATGGAAAGTCGCTCAGTTTCCGCAGAAAAACAGTTCAGTAGAGTTATACAGGGTTTAGACTCGATCGTCGCGAGGCACAGTCTACGTGCGTTCCGATATACTATTCCAGTGAATCGTCATCCTTACTACTGATGCCAATGGCGCTATTCATGGGCTTGAGAGGACAGGATGCGTTGATGTCGAAAGGAAGGCGTCGAGGGGCAGTTTGCATATAGTAGACGCGTTggaagtactctgtactcagGAAAAAGATCACTCCACGATCGCCATCTCCCATTGCTTCTTTGCCGTCTGGAAGAGTCCCTCATCTGTCAACATGTCCCACCCGATCATTGCGAGAGATTTGCCCACAATGACTGCCTCCTCGTGCGCAGTATCTGTTCCGGCCGCAGTGGCAAACGAGGAATGGTGAAGAAATAAGCCTTCCTGATCCGCGACCGCGAACATGGCATGCAGTGTGGGAACGAGATAGCTCACGTTTCCTACAGAGTCAGCTGTAGTCTGTGCTGGAGgacacaaaaaaaaaaaaaaacctacCTATGTCTGACGATCCGGTCATGACCTTGTCATGGCTCTTGGTGATCTTCCGTCCATAACGAGCCATGTGAGTCTGGTATCGTTCGCAGAGGGTGTCATTGATCTTGATATCAGTATACAGTTGATCCCTGCATGATCAGCACTTTTAGCACCGGTCAGAAAGCACTAGCAGACCTACTCGACAATATCAACGCGGCAACCCGACGATAACGCCCCTGCCTCGATACAATTGCTGACTCTTGCCATCAACCGATCCAATCCCTTCAGCGTCGGACTGCGCACCTGCCAGAACGCCTTGGTCCGCTCCGGAATGACATTGGCCACAGTGGGCGTCTCCGTAAACGCAACATGCACCCTCTCATCCGGTTGCATCTGCTGCCTCAGCACAGAGACGTTGTTGTACGCGCTAACCAGGGCATCCAGCGCATTGATCCCGTCCCACGGGTTCCCCCCAGCATGCGCGGACTTGCCGGTGAACTCGCAGTGGATCTCCTTGCGGGCGTTCATGAGCACGCCGGCGATACCGTCCGAGTCGACCCCGGGGAAGAGCTTCTTGGGTCCAGCATGACTAGTTTGTCAGTTATTGGAATTAGATGAAacagtatatatatacttacGCCATCAGTGAGATATCGACACCGTTGTACGCCCCCTTCTCAATTAACTTTCTCTTCCCGCCCCCATTCTCTTCGGCTGGTGTCCCGAGCAACTGCGCCCGTCCGGGAATGCCGTACTTCTTCAGCAGGGCTGATAGGGCCAAGAATGCCGCCACGCTACTCGTGGTAATGAGGTTGTGGCCGCAGGCATGCCCGATCCCAGGGAGAGCATCGTACTCCGCGTTGAAGTTGATCAGTGGTCCGCCAGAGCCGCAGGTGGCTTCGAAGGAGGTGTCGAGGCCGTATGCGTGACGGGTGACGGTGCAGCCTTGGGCTTCGAGAAAGGCGCAGATGGTCTCGTGGGCTTTGTGCTCCTGGTATGCGGTTTCGGGGTTTGACCAGATCTGGATACGATCCGGTCAGT contains:
- a CDS encoding M20 family metallopeptidase; protein product: MAIPTPSIDEIKSSIDATLANLQSSLRELNREIWSNPETAYQEHKAHETICAFLEAQGCTVTRHAYGLDTSFEATCGSGGPLINFNAEYDALPGIGHACGHNLITTSSVAAFLALSALLKKYGIPGRAQLLGTPAEENGGGKRKLIEKGAYNGVDISLMAHAGPKKLFPGVDSDGIAGVLMNARKEIHCEFTGKSAHAGGNPWDGINALDALVSAYNNVSVLRQQMQPDERVHVAFTETPTVANVIPERTKAFWQVRSPTLKGLDRLMARVSNCIEAGALSSGCRVDIVEDQLYTDIKINDTLCERYQTHMARYGRKITKSHDKVMTGSSDIGNVSYLVPTLHAMFAVADQEGLFLHHSSFATAAGTDTAHEEAVIVGKSLAMIGWDMLTDEGLFQTAKKQWEMAIVE
- a CDS encoding Zn(II)2Cys6 transcription factor, with amino-acid sequence MQTPSRDLSLELAPQACQSCRSGKRRCDKALPKCSSCANRGRTCEYRWPEPSRHSTAASDPERGWYPSPLDEEQQRDARTVDFPTILFLDPGLLQHGQVDTAHSTVSVPPYILHLLGDLGEIRLTASRFFKHIHQWMPFISKKRFYDMYLQPAFHTRPDVVLLLLAQKLITTFPPAGAQSPRTPLYYAVRRFYVEVEGAFSILVLQAGVLVALYELGHGIYPAAYLSIGACARYAHALGINLSHTVPTRRVLTFLEGEERRRIWWAIVILDRFVSIGCPGRPFATADPRLDDLLPADDAAWDQGIVRPDDLSTLSSPMTGHMSKFALLCQAGRLLGQVLHHLASDIAIQDEVWMQLDRTLQSMLAAALNIDFSTTSALVALYTPWLVPDRPTDPHSDRCRRSRVVLEQITDRIRANLVERQCFLGRDPEDMSPWGLYFAYRICGAHMRAQRKTPHAAAVMQSLREAFRIIEVRWNVAGVYLQLLEAQEAIHLGI
- a CDS encoding putative short-chain dehydrogenase/reductase; its protein translation is MGSLSPYAAAHVDPQGAGDARPTALQIIQDEGVEDKLVGKVIVITGATSGIGVETARALKATGATLFLTARNLAKAQKNLAGILEPGRVSLVEMDLDSFKSIRVGAEQILSATKGQVNILINSAGVMGLQKHTLTEDGIEAHFSGNYIGFFLLFQLLKQAMLVSVEPDFHSRVVVVASSAHRAATLPASDNYNFEKGGYNHELAYNNSKLAAVYLANKIEREYGVQGLHATSLHPGAINTDISRNMPPEFVEGLMTNPYILKILKSAEQGAATTVWAAVGKEWENKGGKYLEDVREAERGEDDGQIFGVGWVKQTYNSEEEDRLWRDSLRIVGLEGDA